The window CGCTCCCGGGCCACCCGCTCGAACCGCTCCCGGGAGAGTTTCCAGGCGCGCACGTCGGTCGCGGCGCGTGCCGACCCGGTCCGGCGTCCCAGCAACAGGCCGAGGTCGCCGAAATGCGCGGGCACCTGGAGCGTGGCGACCGACCGTTCGCCCGCGGATCCGCGGACGCTCACGGTCACCTGACCTTCGTCGAGAAGGTAGAGCGCGTCGGCCGCGGCTCCCTCGGAGAAGATGACCGTGCCGGCGGCGAACGCCACCTCCTCCAGCGCCCCGGTCAGGCGTGCGATGTCCAGGCGGTCGAGCGAGCTGAAGAACGGTATGCCGCGGATCAGGGCTTCGACCGGTTCCGCCGTCATGTCCGCCGGGGCGATGACCGCGCGTCCGAGGGGTGCCGCGCAGGAAGAAGCAGGTGCGCCGGCCCGGCCCGGTACCGGCGCGGGCGAGGTGGCGGCCCGCGGCGCCCGGCGCTCAGCCCGCGGGCTCCCTGAGCTGGAGCACGTTGAAGACGGTGACCGGCCTCGACAGTCCTTTGAGCGTGAGTTCGCCCAGCGGCTCGGCGTCCACCGCGTCCTCCACCATCGCGCACACGCGCTGGCTGATCAGGATCTGGCCGGCCAGGGCTTCGCCGCAGAGCCGGGAGGCGAGGTTCGTGACCGCGCCGATCGCACCGTAGTCGGACCGGCCTTCGAACCCGATCCGCCCCAGCGTCGCGAACCCGAGGGCGATGCCCATGCCGAACCCCAGCTGGTGGCCGCGTTTCCGCCATCCGGCGGCGAGCGCGGTCACGCGTGTTCGCATCTCGACGGCCATGCGGACGGCCCGCAGCGCGGGGTCCGGACACGGCACGGGATCGTTGAAGAAAATCATCAGCCCGTCCCCGGCGAAGCGCTCCAGCGTCCCTTCGAAGCGGAAGATCACCTCACCGAGGGCGGCGTGGTACTCGTGGAGCACGCCCATCAGCTCCTCCGGCTCCGCGGTCTCTGAAAACGCTGTGAACCCACGGAGATCGCAGAAGGCCACGGTGATCTCCCGCCGGTGACTCTCGAGAATCCGTTCGGTGCCGGCGGAGAGGATCGCCTCCGCGACCTGGGGAGACAGAAACCGCCGCAGCCCGCTGACCCGCTCGATTTCGCTCACCTGCGCGGCGACCCGCTCCTCCAGTGTCCGGTTCCACTCGGTCAGCTGCGCCGTCTGCGCCTGCACGGTATCGTGCAGCGCTTTGATCCGCAGCATCGACTTGACCCGGGCGACCAGGGCGGCCCCGTCGACGGGCTTGGTGAGGTATTCGTCGCTGCCGGCGTTGAGCCCGGCAACGACGTCGGCGGAGTCGGCCTTCGCCGTGACCATGATGATGGGGATGAACGGGATGCTGTCGTCGGCGCGCAGCCGCCGGCAGACTTCGAGGCCGTCCATCTTGGGCATATCGACGTCCAGCAAGATGAGGTCCGGAAGGTGCGCCCGCGCCGCGGCGAGCGCCTGCTCACCGTCCGCGGCGGTCACCAGCTCGTAGTCGTGGGCCGCCAGTCGCGCCTGCAGGACGTCCACGTTCATCGGGTTGTCGTCGGCGATCAGGATGAGCGGCGGCGTCCTCACGGCGGACCCCGGTGGGGGTTAGGGAAGGAGCTCGCGGACCTTGGCCAGCAGCTCGCGGGGGCTGAACGGCTTCGACATATAACCGTCGCACCCCGCCTCGCGCGCCTTCACGTCGTCGCCGCTGAGGGCGTACGAGGTCACCGCGATGATCGGGATGTCCCGGAGCGCGGGAACGGCCTTGATCCGCCGCGTCGCCTCGTACCCGTCGAATACGGGCAGCTGGATGTCCATGAGGATCAGATCGGGGCGTTGCGCTTCGGCCGCGGTGACGCCCTCGGCGCCCGTCAGCGCCTCCACCACCTCATAGCCGGCGCTGACGAGGAGATCGTGCATGATGCGCCGGTTGTCTTCGTTGTCTTCGGTCACCAAAATCCGCCTCGCCATCACGCCACCCCGGCCGTCTCCGTGCGAATCGGCAGCGTGAACCCGAACGTCGACCCCACACCGAGCCGTGAAGTGACCCAGATCCGCCCGCCGTGCCATTCTACGATCCGCTTCGCGATGGCGAGCCCCAGACCGGCCCCGCCTTTGTTGCGCGTGCTGGTGTTGTCCACTTGCTGGAATTCCTCGAACACCCGCTGCCGGTCGGCTTCCGGGATCCCGGGACCGGTGTCCGTGACCGACACGAGGAACTCCCCATCGTTCGCGGCCGCCTCAATCCGCACCTCGCCCGTTTCGGTAAATTTGATCGCGTTGCCGACCAGATTCAACAGGACCTGCGTGATCCGCCGTTCGTCCCCGCGTCCCACCGGCAGATCGGGCGGGACGGAGAGTGTCAGCGCGATCTTCTTCTCCTTGGCGAGGGACTCCACGGACGTGAAGACCGTTTGGGCAACGGCCTGCATCGAGTAATCGCCGAGTGACAGGGCGGCCCGTCCCGCCTCGATCTTGGAAAGGTCCAGCACGTCGTTGATCAGCCGGAGGAGATGACGGCCGCTTAACTGCATGCGCTGCAGGACGTCCCGGATCTTGTCCGGGACCGCGCCGTAGATGTCATCCAGGATCAACTCGGTATACCCGAGGATGGCGTTTAACGGCGTGCGCAGCTCGTGGCTCATGTTCGCGAGGAACTGGGACTTGTGCTGCGAGGCCACGGTGAGCTGGTCGTTCAGGTCCC is drawn from bacterium and contains these coding sequences:
- a CDS encoding response regulator, producing MTEDNEDNRRIMHDLLVSAGYEVVEALTGAEGVTAAEAQRPDLILMDIQLPVFDGYEATRRIKAVPALRDIPIIAVTSYALSGDDVKAREAGCDGYMSKPFSPRELLAKVRELLP
- a CDS encoding response regulator produces the protein MRTPPLILIADDNPMNVDVLQARLAAHDYELVTAADGEQALAAARAHLPDLILLDVDMPKMDGLEVCRRLRADDSIPFIPIIMVTAKADSADVVAGLNAGSDEYLTKPVDGAALVARVKSMLRIKALHDTVQAQTAQLTEWNRTLEERVAAQVSEIERVSGLRRFLSPQVAEAILSAGTERILESHRREITVAFCDLRGFTAFSETAEPEELMGVLHEYHAALGEVIFRFEGTLERFAGDGLMIFFNDPVPCPDPALRAVRMAVEMRTRVTALAAGWRKRGHQLGFGMGIALGFATLGRIGFEGRSDYGAIGAVTNLASRLCGEALAGQILISQRVCAMVEDAVDAEPLGELTLKGLSRPVTVFNVLQLREPAG